The stretch of DNA TTCTTAGGAGATTGGCGCTCAACACTAATTCCGACATTAGCAGTACCTATCTCGTTAATCGGAGCTTTTTTTGTAATGAAAATGTTTGGCCTGACCATCAACTTAATTACATTGTTCGCTCTAGTATTAGCCATTGGTATTGTGGTAGATGATGCCATTGTTGTAGTAGAAGCCGTGCATGCCAAAATGGAAGAAGAAGAAAACCTTTCACCTTATAAAGCGGTTCAGAAAGTATTAGGAGAAATTAGTGGAGCTATTGTTGCCATAACATTATTAATGACTTCTGTATTCGTTCCTGTAGCCTTTATGTCTGGACCTGTTGGTATTTTTTACCGCCAATTTTCTATTACCATGGCCTCTTCCATTGTACTATCAGGGATTGTAGCCTTAACATTAACTCCTGTATTATGTGCTATGATCCTAAAAAATAATCATGGAAAGCCAAAAAGGAAGACACCAATTAGTTATTTTATTGATGCTTTTAACCGAGTATTTGATAAACTAACAGGAGGATATGTTAAAATTCTTAACGCTATCGTAGCTAGAAGAATTATTACTTTCTTAGTTTTAGGAGGTTTTGTTATAGGTACCTTTTTTGTCAACAAGACCTTACCTGCAGGTTTCATTCCTAATGAAGATCAAGGAATGATCTATGCTATTATTCAAACACCTCCTGGGTCTACTCTAGAATCTACTAATAAAGTTTCTAGAGATTTACAAAAAATAGCCGAAGAAATTGATGGTGTTAAATCCGTTACTTCTTTAGCAGGTTATGAAATCCTAACAGAAGGTCGAGGATCCAATGCTGGTACTTGTTTGATAAATCTAAAAAATTGGTCTCAAAGAAATCAATCTGTACATGAGATTATAGAAGAGCTAGAAGAAAAAACAAAAGATTTTGGTGCTGTAATTGAATATTTCGAACCACCCGCAGTTCCTGGTTATGGTGCAGCAGGAGGTTTGGCCTTACGTTTATTAGACAAAACCAATCAAACTGATTATCATGAATTTGATAAAATCAATCAAGATTTCATGAACGAATTAAGAAAACGTAAAGAGCTTACGGGTCTCTTTACATTCTATGCTGCCAATTATCCACAATATGAACTAGAAATTGATAATAAGTTAGCTATGCAAAAAGGTGTTTCTATCGGTAAAGCCATGGAAAATCTTAATATTCTAATTGGTAGTACTTATGAACAAGGATTCATTCGATTCAATAATTTCTTTAAAGTTTATACCCAAGCGGATCCTAAATACCGTCGTTATCCAAGTGATATTCTCAATTATTATGTTAAAAACGAAGAAGGTGAAATGGTTCCTTACTCCGCTTTCATGAAATTAAAAAAGCGTCAGGGTCCAAACGAAATTACGCGATATAATCTTTATAATTCAGCTGCTATAAGAGGTGTTCCAGCTAGTGGCTACACAACAGATGATGCCATAAAAGCTGTTCAAGAAGTAGCTCAAGAAACCTTACCTAGAGGATATGATATTGCATGGGAAGGATTATCTTTTGATGAAGCTAGACGAGGTAATGAAGCTATTTATATTTTTGCTGTCGTTCTTATATTTGTTTATTTAGTTTTAGCAGCTCAATATGAAAGTTTTATTCTTCCGTTTGCTGTAATTCTATCTTTACCCATCGGAATCTTTGGTTCATTCTTCCTCTTAAAGATTCTTGGATTAGCAAATGATATTTATGCTCAAGTAGGACTCGTCATGTTAGTCGGATTACTAGGTAAAAATGCAGTATTAATTGTAGAATATGCTGTTCAGAAAAATCAACAGGGAATGTCAGTAAAGGATGCTGCAATAGAAGGTGCAAAAGTACGTTTTCGTCCAATTTTAATGACTTCATTTGCCTTTATTGCCGGTTTAATACCTCTTGTTATTGCAACAGGGGCAGGAGCTATCGGTAACAGAACCATTGGTTCTTCTGCATTAGGTGGAATGCTATTCGGAACTATTTTCGGAGTAATCATAATCCCTGGTCTTTATTACATTTTTGGCAAACTGGTTAAAGGTAAAAGTTTAATTCGTGATGAAGA from Flavobacteriaceae bacterium UJ101 encodes:
- a CDS encoding multidrug export protein (Part of the tripartite efflux system AcrEF-TolC. Involved in the efflux of indole and organic solvents; Belongs to the resistance-nodulation-cell division (RND) (TC 2.A.6) family.), producing the protein MFNNFIKRPVLAIVVSLVLVFLGGMAIKTLPTSQFPEIAPPRVIVSIAYPGASADVLTKSTLIPLERAINGVQGMKYIVSDATSAGEATIQVIFELGTDPNRAVVNVKNRVDQVLNRLPPLVQLEGVVVSRVQPSMLMYVNLYSKDKDADEKFLYNYANVNIIPEIQRINGIASAKILGSRQYAMRIWLKPDRMRAYKISSEEIMEAINEQSIIGRPGRLGRSSGISAQSLEYVLVYQGRYNKPEQYQDIIVRANPDGEIIKLKDVANVELGSEFFDIYSNKDGNPSASIVLKQNYGSNASEVISQVKEKMKELEKSFPSKMQYDISYDVSNFLDASIDKVIHTLGEAFVLVALVVFIFLGDWRSTLIPTLAVPISLIGAFFVMKMFGLTINLITLFALVLAIGIVVDDAIVVVEAVHAKMEEEENLSPYKAVQKVLGEISGAIVAITLLMTSVFVPVAFMSGPVGIFYRQFSITMASSIVLSGIVALTLTPVLCAMILKNNHGKPKRKTPISYFIDAFNRVFDKLTGGYVKILNAIVARRIITFLVLGGFVIGTFFVNKTLPAGFIPNEDQGMIYAIIQTPPGSTLESTNKVSRDLQKIAEEIDGVKSVTSLAGYEILTEGRGSNAGTCLINLKNWSQRNQSVHEIIEELEEKTKDFGAVIEYFEPPAVPGYGAAGGLALRLLDKTNQTDYHEFDKINQDFMNELRKRKELTGLFTFYAANYPQYELEIDNKLAMQKGVSIGKAMENLNILIGSTYEQGFIRFNNFFKVYTQADPKYRRYPSDILNYYVKNEEGEMVPYSAFMKLKKRQGPNEITRYNLYNSAAIRGVPASGYTTDDAIKAVQEVAQETLPRGYDIAWEGLSFDEARRGNEAIYIFAVVLIFVYLVLAAQYESFILPFAVILSLPIGIFGSFFLLKILGLANDIYAQVGLVMLVGLLGKNAVLIVEYAVQKNQQGMSVKDAAIEGAKVRFRPILMTSFAFIAGLIPLVIATGAGAIGNRTIGSSALGGMLFGTIFGVIIIPGLYYIFGKLVKGKSLIRDEDLDPLTETYNYNHDNDEK